A region from the Variovorax paradoxus genome encodes:
- a CDS encoding ABC transporter permease, whose protein sequence is MLAYLLRRVVYAVPIMIGVALVCFLLVHIAPGDPLVSILPPDASADLQAQLRELYGFNRSLPEQFAMWVWRALHGDLGVSIASNRAVAGEVLTAVGNTLRLAVVATFIGFVLGCLFGFVAGYFRNSWLDRFASMLSVLGVSVPHYWLGMVMVIVFSSQLMWLPATGAGPGGSSDWDWDWEHLQFLILPALTMSVIPMGIIARTVRALVADILDQEFIVGLRAKGLTHVGVFRHMVKNAAPTALAVMGLQLGYLLGGSILIETVFSWPGTGFLLNSAIFQRDLPLLQGTILVLALFFVLLNLLVDVLQTLLDPRIARA, encoded by the coding sequence ATGCTCGCCTATCTGCTGCGCCGCGTGGTCTACGCCGTGCCGATCATGATCGGCGTGGCGCTCGTGTGCTTCCTGCTCGTGCACATCGCGCCCGGCGATCCGCTGGTGTCGATCCTGCCGCCCGACGCCTCGGCCGACCTGCAGGCACAGCTGCGGGAGCTCTACGGCTTCAACCGCTCGCTGCCCGAGCAGTTCGCGATGTGGGTCTGGCGCGCGCTGCATGGCGACCTGGGCGTTTCGATCGCGAGCAACCGCGCGGTCGCAGGCGAGGTGCTCACGGCTGTGGGCAACACGCTGCGGCTCGCTGTGGTGGCGACCTTTATCGGCTTCGTGCTGGGCTGCCTGTTCGGCTTCGTGGCGGGCTACTTCCGCAATTCGTGGCTCGACCGCTTCGCCTCGATGCTGTCGGTGCTGGGCGTGAGCGTGCCGCACTACTGGCTGGGCATGGTGATGGTGATCGTGTTCTCGTCGCAGCTCATGTGGCTGCCGGCCACCGGCGCGGGCCCGGGCGGCTCGAGCGACTGGGACTGGGACTGGGAGCACCTGCAGTTCCTGATCCTGCCGGCCCTCACGATGTCGGTGATCCCGATGGGCATCATCGCGCGCACCGTGCGTGCGTTGGTGGCCGACATCCTCGACCAGGAATTCATCGTCGGGCTGCGCGCCAAGGGCCTCACGCATGTCGGCGTGTTCCGCCACATGGTGAAGAACGCGGCGCCTACGGCACTCGCGGTGATGGGCCTGCAGCTGGGCTACCTGCTCGGCGGCTCGATCCTGATCGAGACGGTGTTCTCGTGGCCCGGCACCGGCTTTCTGCTGAACTCCGCGATCTTCCAGCGCGACCTGCCGCTGCTGCAGGGGACGATCCTGGTGCTGGCGCTGTTCTTCGTGTTGCTCAACCTGCTGGTCGATGTGCTGCAGACGCTGCTCGACCCGCGGATCGCGCGGGCCTGA
- a CDS encoding ABC transporter permease, whose translation MSALPISSAAGAADLKPLLPMQRSRGYWTSALLRFTRDPVAMGAAFVVLLLIGLAVFGPWLAPADPYASSMLKRLKPIGTAGLPLGSDELGRDMLSRLIVGARLSLFIGITPVVCAFVLGTVIGIVAGYAGGFTNTLIMRTIDVFYAFPSVLLAIALSGTLGAGVVNSLISLTIVFIPQIARVAESVTTQVRTRDYVEAARASGANPFTIVRVHVLGNVLGPIFVYATSLIAVSMILASGLSFLGLGVKPPEPEWGLMLNTLRTAIYVQPWVAALPGAMIFITSISFNLLSDGLRSAMDNKG comes from the coding sequence ATGAGCGCACTGCCCATCTCCTCTGCTGCCGGCGCTGCCGACCTGAAGCCGCTGCTGCCGATGCAGCGCTCGCGCGGCTACTGGACCTCGGCGCTGCTGCGCTTCACGCGCGATCCGGTCGCGATGGGTGCCGCATTCGTGGTGCTGCTGCTGATCGGCCTCGCCGTGTTCGGCCCCTGGCTCGCGCCGGCCGATCCTTATGCCTCCTCGATGCTCAAGCGGCTCAAGCCGATCGGCACCGCAGGCCTGCCGCTGGGCAGCGACGAGCTGGGCCGCGACATGCTGTCGCGCCTGATCGTCGGCGCGCGGCTGTCGCTGTTCATCGGCATCACGCCGGTGGTCTGCGCCTTCGTGCTCGGCACGGTGATCGGCATCGTCGCGGGCTACGCGGGCGGCTTCACCAACACGCTGATCATGCGCACCATCGACGTGTTCTACGCGTTTCCGTCGGTGCTGTTGGCGATCGCGCTGTCGGGCACGCTCGGCGCGGGCGTGGTCAATTCGCTGATCTCGCTGACCATCGTGTTCATTCCGCAGATCGCGCGCGTGGCCGAGAGCGTGACCACGCAGGTGCGCACGCGCGACTACGTGGAGGCGGCGCGCGCCTCGGGCGCGAACCCGTTCACGATCGTGCGGGTGCATGTGCTGGGCAATGTGCTCGGTCCGATCTTCGTCTACGCCACGAGCCTGATCGCGGTGTCGATGATCCTGGCCTCGGGCCTCTCGTTCCTGGGCCTGGGCGTGAAGCCACCGGAGCCGGAGTGGGGCCTGATGCTCAACACGCTGCGCACAGCGATCTATGTGCAGCCGTGGGTGGCTGCGTTGCCGGGGGCGATGATCTTCATTACGTCGATCTCTTTCAATCTTCTGTCCGATGGGTTGCGGTCGGCGATGGACAACAAGGGATAG
- a CDS encoding ABC transporter ATP-binding protein, whose product MDAMKDIGGPAQPLLTITGLVKHFPLKKDPLGRGGGVVRAVDGVDFEVLKGETLGVVGESGCGKSTTARLLMQLIAPTRGEVIFDGREVGGRELPLKEFRRQVQMVFQDSYASLNPRLTIEDSVAFGPQVHGVGRREAVARARDLLARVGLEPQRFAERYPHELSGGQRQRVNIARALALQPRMVILDEAVSALDKSVEAQVINLLLDLKAEFGLTYLFISHDLNVVRYMSDRVMVMYLGQVAEIGPADALYDAPAHPYTRALLSSMPSMDPDHRTEEAPLAGDPPNPINPPTGCRFHPRCALAAPVCSQVAPEPIATGERHAASCLVHEPGSGHPMAVPLARAA is encoded by the coding sequence ATGGACGCAATGAAAGACATCGGCGGCCCCGCACAACCGCTTCTCACCATCACAGGACTCGTCAAGCACTTCCCGCTCAAGAAGGACCCTCTGGGCCGCGGCGGCGGCGTGGTGCGCGCGGTCGACGGGGTCGATTTCGAAGTGCTCAAGGGCGAGACGCTCGGCGTGGTCGGCGAATCGGGCTGCGGCAAGTCGACCACCGCGCGGCTGCTGATGCAGCTGATCGCACCAACCCGGGGCGAAGTGATTTTCGACGGCCGCGAGGTCGGCGGGCGCGAGCTGCCGCTCAAAGAATTTCGGCGCCAGGTGCAGATGGTGTTCCAGGACAGCTACGCCTCGCTGAATCCGCGCCTGACCATCGAGGACTCCGTCGCCTTCGGCCCGCAGGTGCACGGCGTCGGCCGGCGCGAGGCCGTGGCGCGTGCGCGCGACCTGCTCGCGCGCGTCGGGCTCGAACCGCAGCGCTTTGCCGAACGCTATCCGCACGAACTGTCGGGCGGACAGCGCCAGCGCGTCAACATCGCGCGCGCGCTCGCATTGCAGCCACGCATGGTGATCCTCGACGAGGCCGTGTCGGCGCTCGACAAGTCGGTGGAGGCGCAGGTCATCAACCTGCTGCTCGATCTCAAGGCCGAGTTCGGCCTGACCTATCTCTTCATCAGCCACGACCTCAACGTGGTGCGCTACATGAGCGACCGCGTGATGGTCATGTACCTGGGCCAGGTGGCCGAGATCGGGCCGGCCGACGCGCTCTACGATGCGCCCGCGCATCCCTACACGCGCGCGCTGCTCTCGTCGATGCCCTCGATGGACCCCGACCACCGCACCGAGGAAGCGCCGCTCGCGGGCGACCCGCCGAACCCGATCAACCCGCCCACGGGCTGCCGCTTCCATCCGCGCTGCGCGCTGGCCGCGCCGGTCTGCAGCCAGGTCGCGCCCGAGCCCATCGCCACCGGCGAGCGGCATGCGGCAAGCTGCCTGGTCCACGAGCCCGGCAGCGGACATCCGATGGCCGTGCCGCTGGCCAGGGCGGCATGA
- a CDS encoding ABC transporter ATP-binding protein yields the protein MVRLRDLSVSFSGGRKPVHAVSGVSLEVQRGEVVALIGESGSGKSVTMRTLLRLHPERRTRIGGQVQVAGRDVLAMPARELDDFRGKVASMIFQEPLLALDPVYSVGAQIVESIRRHESMSKAEAQQRALALFERVRIPSPERRLSAYPHEMSGGMRQRAMIALALACKPQLLLADEPTTALDATVQIQILLLLRELQRDLGLSVIFVTHDIGAAVEVADRIAVMYAGRIVEEGTARELIRSPRHPYTIALLKSRAHGALARGARLETIGGAPPDLSAMPPGCAFAERCALASDACRAAQPPVVELAPNHRARCIHTEAAAAIAPTLVA from the coding sequence ATGGTCCGCCTGCGCGACCTCAGCGTCAGCTTCAGCGGCGGCCGCAAGCCCGTGCATGCGGTCAGCGGCGTGAGCCTGGAGGTGCAGCGCGGCGAGGTGGTGGCGCTGATCGGCGAATCGGGCTCCGGCAAGAGCGTGACCATGCGCACGCTGCTGCGCCTGCATCCCGAACGCCGAACGCGCATCGGCGGGCAGGTGCAGGTGGCGGGGCGCGACGTGCTCGCGATGCCCGCGCGCGAACTCGACGACTTCCGCGGCAAGGTCGCCTCGATGATTTTCCAGGAGCCGCTGCTCGCGCTCGATCCGGTGTATTCGGTGGGCGCGCAGATCGTCGAGTCGATCCGCCGCCACGAGTCGATGAGCAAGGCCGAGGCGCAGCAGCGTGCGCTCGCGCTGTTCGAGCGCGTGCGCATCCCGAGCCCCGAGCGGCGCCTTTCGGCCTACCCTCACGAGATGTCGGGCGGCATGCGCCAGCGCGCGATGATCGCGCTCGCACTCGCCTGCAAGCCGCAGCTGCTGCTGGCCGACGAGCCGACCACCGCGCTCGACGCCACGGTGCAGATCCAGATCCTGCTGCTGCTGCGCGAACTGCAGCGCGACCTCGGGCTGTCGGTGATCTTCGTCACGCACGACATCGGCGCGGCCGTGGAGGTGGCCGACCGCATCGCCGTGATGTATGCCGGCCGCATCGTCGAGGAAGGCACCGCGCGCGAGCTGATCCGCTCGCCGCGCCACCCCTACACCATCGCGCTGCTCAAGAGCCGCGCGCATGGCGCACTGGCGCGCGGCGCACGGCTGGAGACCATCGGCGGCGCGCCGCCCGATCTCTCGGCGATGCCGCCCGGCTGCGCCTTTGCCGAACGCTGCGCGCTCGCGAGCGATGCCTGCCGCGCCGCGCAGCCGCCGGTGGTGGAGCTCGCGCCGAACCATCGCGCGCGCTGCATCCATACCGAAGCCGCCGCCGCCATCGCACCCACGCTGGTCGCCTGA
- a CDS encoding amidase has product MPLHDPAHAFVPYPDAPVPHAPTGPLADLSFAAKDLFDVAGYPTGGGSPIVLAMSGIKTRTAPTVQKLLDAGARFVGKTVTDELAFSMNGNNAHFGAPINGAAKDRITGGSSSGSASAVSSGLCDFALGTDTGGSVRAPANHCGLYGLRPTHGRVSLEGALDLAPSLDTCGWFARDIGTFARVADVLLGADTAALPARVRLLRAEDVWSLAVPAAADALADAAARVQDVLGEAKGITVALDSFDAMYWNFRYVQAHEAWLTDGPLIERYAPPLGPGVAERFAWSRGVTDAQIVAGRAFRTAFRSHLAKLLGSDGVLLMPTMPDIAPLRSEGEAGLEDYRNRAIQMLCIAGLAGFPQLSIPLAQRHGAPLGMSLLGPAGSDRSLIALAQRMAGS; this is encoded by the coding sequence ATGCCCCTGCACGACCCCGCCCATGCCTTCGTTCCGTACCCCGACGCGCCGGTGCCGCATGCGCCCACCGGTCCGCTGGCCGACCTGAGCTTTGCAGCCAAGGACCTGTTCGACGTGGCCGGCTATCCCACCGGCGGCGGCAGCCCGATCGTGCTGGCGATGTCGGGCATCAAGACCCGCACCGCGCCCACCGTGCAGAAGCTGCTCGATGCGGGCGCGCGCTTCGTGGGCAAGACCGTGACCGACGAACTCGCGTTCTCGATGAACGGCAACAACGCGCACTTCGGCGCACCGATCAACGGTGCCGCGAAGGACCGCATCACCGGGGGATCGTCCTCCGGCTCGGCCTCGGCCGTGTCGTCGGGCCTGTGCGACTTCGCGCTCGGCACCGACACCGGCGGCTCGGTGCGCGCACCGGCCAACCACTGCGGGCTGTACGGCCTGCGCCCCACGCATGGCCGTGTGAGCCTCGAAGGCGCACTGGACCTCGCGCCCAGCCTCGACACCTGCGGCTGGTTCGCACGCGACATCGGCACCTTCGCGCGCGTCGCCGACGTGCTGCTGGGCGCCGACACGGCCGCGCTGCCCGCGCGCGTGCGGCTGCTGCGCGCCGAGGATGTGTGGTCGCTCGCAGTGCCGGCCGCGGCGGACGCGCTCGCGGATGCCGCCGCGCGCGTGCAGGATGTGCTCGGCGAAGCGAAAGGCATCACCGTCGCGCTCGACTCCTTCGATGCGATGTACTGGAACTTCCGCTACGTGCAGGCGCACGAGGCCTGGCTCACGGACGGTCCGCTGATCGAGCGCTACGCACCGCCGCTGGGCCCGGGCGTGGCCGAGCGCTTTGCCTGGTCGCGCGGCGTGACCGATGCGCAGATCGTCGCGGGCCGCGCCTTCCGCACCGCCTTCCGCAGCCACCTTGCCAAGCTGCTCGGCAGCGACGGCGTGCTGCTGATGCCGACCATGCCCGACATCGCGCCGCTGCGCAGCGAGGGCGAGGCTGGCCTCGAGGACTACCGCAACCGCGCGATCCAGATGCTGTGCATCGCGGGCCTTGCAGGCTTTCCGCAGCTGTCGATACCGCTCGCGCAGCGCCACGGTGCGCCGCTCGGCATGTCGCTGCTCGGGCCGGCGGGGTCGGACCGGTCGCTGATTGCGCTGGCGCAGCGCATGGCCGGGAGCTGA
- a CDS encoding TfoX/Sxy family protein, giving the protein MRWRSAWPGADAAWLDSATLHAFHPAPGASSIMSEASSQFVDFIIDRLSGIPRIARTRFFGGTGLSADATQFAMIMGSTVYFVVDKDTRPKYEKLGSKCFAYDTKARRVQVRKYFEVPIEIIEDHEALAALARESVLVAQNLKRKPAGKRA; this is encoded by the coding sequence TTGCGCTGGCGCAGCGCATGGCCGGGAGCTGACGCGGCATGGCTGGACTCGGCGACACTGCACGCTTTCCATCCAGCGCCCGGCGCCAGCAGCATCATGTCGGAAGCATCGTCGCAGTTCGTCGATTTCATCATTGACCGGCTCTCCGGAATCCCGCGCATCGCGAGGACCCGTTTCTTTGGCGGCACGGGCCTCTCGGCCGACGCCACGCAGTTCGCGATGATCATGGGCAGCACGGTGTACTTCGTCGTGGACAAGGACACGCGGCCGAAATACGAGAAGCTGGGCAGCAAATGCTTTGCCTACGACACGAAGGCCCGGCGCGTCCAGGTCAGGAAGTACTTCGAGGTCCCCATCGAGATCATCGAAGACCACGAGGCGCTGGCGGCCTTGGCAAGGGAATCCGTTCTGGTCGCGCAAAACCTGAAGAGGAAGCCGGCCGGCAAGCGCGCCTAG
- a CDS encoding ureidoglycolate lyase, giving the protein MTDAAPHVLVPQPLTPQAFAPYGTVLAFPGAAGRSINGGNAERFDLVGDLQLGAEGGWPMLALFRAQARRFPHEVTEMERHALGSQSFVPLGARRFVIVVAPAGNAPEAEALAAFATDGLQGVTLAPGTWHHALLAVDAGDFVVVERAAANVDCDTCALAAPVVVDWQG; this is encoded by the coding sequence ATGACCGATGCCGCTCCCCACGTCCTTGTGCCCCAGCCGCTGACACCGCAAGCCTTCGCGCCCTACGGCACGGTGCTGGCCTTTCCCGGGGCCGCAGGGCGGTCGATCAATGGCGGCAATGCCGAGCGCTTCGACCTCGTCGGCGACCTGCAGCTCGGCGCGGAAGGCGGCTGGCCGATGCTCGCGCTGTTCCGCGCGCAGGCCAGGCGCTTCCCGCACGAGGTCACGGAGATGGAGCGCCACGCGCTCGGCAGCCAGAGCTTCGTGCCGCTGGGAGCGCGGCGCTTCGTCATCGTCGTGGCGCCGGCCGGCAATGCGCCCGAGGCCGAGGCGCTCGCTGCGTTCGCCACCGACGGGCTGCAGGGCGTGACGCTCGCGCCCGGCACCTGGCACCACGCGCTGCTCGCGGTGGATGCGGGCGACTTCGTGGTGGTGGAGCGGGCGGCGGCGAATGTCGATTGCGATACCTGCGCGCTGGCGGCGCCGGTGGTCGTCGACTGGCAAGGCTAG
- a CDS encoding YbhB/YbcL family Raf kinase inhibitor-like protein, with protein sequence MRTLRLGPLSIPAVAFAALMSGCTAMQPATGGKAATGMKVTSSAFADNTTIPAEHGGVGDCGGKNVSVPVAWTQLPARAKSVAVLLSDPDGALGLGVSHWVAYNIPAERGQLKAGETAGFTMGPNVAGAAAYRGMCPPVGDWPHHYTLTVVASDLAPDALPAGLARDALLAALKGHALGGQSVVGLYGR encoded by the coding sequence ATGCGCACCCTTCGCCTCGGCCCCCTCTCGATCCCGGCCGTCGCCTTCGCGGCCCTCATGTCGGGCTGCACCGCCATGCAGCCCGCCACCGGCGGCAAGGCCGCGACGGGGATGAAAGTCACGTCCAGCGCCTTTGCCGACAACACCACCATTCCGGCCGAGCACGGCGGCGTCGGCGACTGCGGCGGCAAGAACGTGTCCGTGCCGGTGGCGTGGACCCAGTTGCCCGCCAGGGCAAAGTCGGTCGCCGTGCTGCTGTCGGACCCGGACGGCGCCCTGGGCCTCGGCGTTTCGCACTGGGTGGCCTACAACATCCCTGCCGAGCGCGGCCAGCTCAAGGCGGGCGAGACGGCCGGCTTCACCATGGGGCCGAACGTGGCAGGCGCCGCGGCCTACCGCGGCATGTGCCCGCCGGTCGGCGACTGGCCGCACCACTACACGCTGACCGTGGTCGCGTCCGATCTGGCGCCGGACGCGCTGCCGGCCGGCCTGGCGCGCGACGCCCTACTCGCCGCACTCAAGGGCCATGCGCTGGGCGGGCAGAGCGTGGTCGGGCTCTACGGCCGCTGA
- a CDS encoding LysR family transcriptional regulator, with product MDLQSLTLLVEILDAGNLSAAARRLKMSRANVSYHLNQLERSVGVQLVRRTTRRAEPTEIGLRLYQHGVAIQTELLAAKESVTTLGQGLQGRVRLSVPSGYGQLVMAGWLIDFKRQYPGIVLDVVFENRIEDLLRDEVDIAIRVIPEPPQNLVAREMGPVRYVACASSDYARKHPLPVQLDELQGAPVVTAAVIGRQLRVSAYQGQNLGEVRREVILEPTLISENFLFLRQAILAGLGIGLVPDYVVQEDVRKGDVVTTLDDWRLSIFGTQMFMLYMPNRQHTRAIRTFIDFILERVRVPEAKLDDQSQR from the coding sequence ATGGACCTCCAATCGCTCACCCTGCTGGTGGAAATCCTCGACGCCGGCAACCTGAGCGCGGCGGCGCGCCGGCTCAAGATGAGCCGCGCCAACGTCAGCTACCACCTGAACCAGCTGGAGCGCTCGGTCGGCGTGCAACTGGTGCGCCGCACCACCCGCCGCGCCGAACCGACCGAGATCGGCCTGCGCCTGTACCAGCACGGCGTGGCGATCCAGACCGAGCTGCTGGCCGCGAAGGAATCGGTCACCACGCTGGGCCAGGGCCTGCAGGGCCGCGTGCGCCTGAGCGTGCCCAGCGGCTACGGCCAGCTGGTGATGGCCGGCTGGCTGATCGACTTCAAGCGGCAGTACCCCGGCATCGTGCTCGACGTGGTGTTCGAGAACCGCATCGAGGATTTGCTGCGCGACGAGGTCGACATTGCGATCCGCGTGATCCCCGAGCCGCCGCAGAACCTGGTGGCGCGCGAGATGGGACCGGTGCGCTACGTGGCCTGCGCATCAAGCGACTACGCCAGGAAGCACCCGCTGCCGGTGCAGCTCGACGAACTGCAGGGCGCACCGGTGGTCACGGCCGCCGTCATCGGCCGGCAGCTGCGCGTGTCGGCCTATCAGGGCCAGAATCTGGGAGAGGTGCGGCGCGAGGTGATCCTGGAGCCCACGCTGATCTCGGAGAACTTCCTGTTCCTGCGCCAGGCCATCCTCGCGGGCCTGGGCATCGGCCTCGTGCCCGACTATGTGGTGCAGGAGGATGTGCGCAAGGGCGACGTGGTGACCACGCTCGACGACTGGCGACTTTCCATCTTCGGCACGCAGATGTTCATGCTCTACATGCCGAACCGGCAGCACACGCGCGCGATCCGCACCTTCATCGATTTCATCCTGGAGCGGGTGCGGGTGCCCGAAGCGAAGCTGGACGATCAATCGCAGCGGTAG